A single genomic interval of Fibrobacter sp. UWB4 harbors:
- a CDS encoding aminopeptidase, with protein MKDPRITQLAENLINNAIALKAGENILIETTDTPDELSTELIKAVAKVGGNAFVHNYNSRVRREVIRSASEEQMKLSADLAMNEMKQMQAYLSIRAMNNAMENCDIDDKKMLAYRTITQDVLNYRVNNTRWCVLRWPNPSMAQGAKMSTEAFEDFYFKACLADYPKMQRAAQALVDLMNKTNKVRLVAQDTDITFSIKDIPAVPCCGNMNIPDGEVYTAPVQGSIEGVIHYNTPTLYEGKQFSNIRLVFKQGKIVEATCETGDNKSLNAIFDTDEGARYVGEFAIGFNPFVLSPMCDILFDEKIAGSIHFTPGMCYEDAPNGNKSAIHWDLVLIMRPEYGGGEIWFDDKLIRKDGLFVVDELKCLNPENLV; from the coding sequence ATGAAAGATCCTCGCATTACGCAACTTGCAGAAAATTTGATCAACAACGCCATTGCTCTCAAGGCGGGCGAAAACATTTTAATCGAAACGACCGACACGCCGGACGAACTCTCGACAGAACTCATCAAGGCTGTTGCCAAAGTTGGTGGTAACGCATTTGTACACAATTACAATAGCCGCGTGCGTCGCGAGGTTATCCGTAGCGCTTCCGAAGAACAGATGAAGCTTTCTGCGGACCTTGCGATGAACGAGATGAAGCAGATGCAGGCATACCTCTCTATCCGCGCGATGAACAATGCGATGGAAAACTGCGACATCGACGACAAGAAGATGCTTGCCTACAGGACCATCACGCAGGACGTGCTCAATTACCGCGTGAACAACACGCGCTGGTGCGTGCTCCGCTGGCCGAATCCGTCCATGGCCCAGGGCGCAAAGATGAGCACGGAAGCATTCGAAGACTTCTACTTCAAGGCTTGCCTTGCCGATTACCCGAAGATGCAGCGCGCCGCCCAGGCGTTGGTCGATCTCATGAACAAGACGAATAAGGTGCGTCTCGTGGCACAGGACACGGACATCACGTTCAGCATCAAGGACATTCCGGCGGTGCCGTGCTGCGGCAACATGAACATTCCCGATGGCGAAGTTTATACGGCGCCGGTGCAGGGGAGTATCGAAGGCGTTATCCATTACAACACGCCGACGCTTTACGAAGGCAAGCAGTTCAGCAATATCCGCCTCGTCTTTAAGCAGGGGAAGATTGTCGAAGCGACTTGCGAAACTGGCGACAACAAGAGCCTGAATGCAATTTTCGATACGGACGAAGGCGCTCGCTACGTGGGCGAGTTTGCGATTGGCTTCAATCCGTTTGTGCTTTCTCCGATGTGCGACATTCTGTTCGATGAAAAAATTGCGGGTTCCATCCACTTTACGCCGGGCATGTGCTACGAAGATGCCCCGAACGGGAACAAGTCTGCAATCCACTGGGACCTGGTTCTGATCATGCGTCCGGAATACGGCGGCGGTGAAATCTGGTTCGATGACAAGCTCATCCGCAAGGACGGACTTTTTGTGGTCGATGAGCTTAAGTGCTTGAATCCTGAGAATCTTGTTTAA
- a CDS encoding carbon-nitrogen hydrolase, whose amino-acid sequence MNKIKVYTLQGKWTGDFDSNNKWYKDEALKLKGKNIDLLVLPELFHTPYFPFEENADFFDLAIEKDHPIVAEWQAIAKELNAVVVFPFFEKRARGIYHNSAFVFERDGSIAGLYRKSHIPDDPAFYEKYYFIPGDTGFEPIKTSAGTLGVLICWDQWFPEAARIMSLKGADVLIYPTAIGWMDSEPKEIYPRQQDSWMTVMRGHAIANRTFVIAANRSGVEGHLTFWGTSFVAAPDGYILQKCDPEFLGASYVELDLAETEENRRWWPHFRDRRVDLYKDILKIWAEK is encoded by the coding sequence ATGAACAAGATTAAAGTATACACGTTGCAAGGCAAATGGACCGGGGATTTCGATTCCAATAACAAGTGGTACAAGGACGAAGCGCTCAAGCTCAAGGGCAAAAACATCGATTTGCTCGTCCTCCCCGAACTTTTCCACACTCCGTACTTTCCGTTCGAAGAAAACGCTGACTTTTTCGACTTGGCGATTGAAAAGGATCACCCGATTGTCGCCGAATGGCAAGCAATTGCAAAGGAACTGAACGCCGTTGTCGTGTTTCCGTTCTTCGAAAAGCGCGCCCGTGGTATTTACCACAACTCGGCTTTCGTATTTGAACGCGACGGAAGCATCGCAGGGCTTTACCGCAAGAGCCACATTCCCGATGATCCCGCCTTCTACGAAAAGTATTACTTTATTCCAGGTGACACCGGCTTTGAGCCGATCAAGACTAGCGCAGGGACGCTCGGTGTGCTTATTTGCTGGGACCAGTGGTTCCCCGAAGCAGCCCGCATCATGAGCCTCAAGGGTGCCGACGTGCTCATCTACCCGACTGCTATTGGCTGGATGGATTCTGAACCCAAGGAAATTTACCCGCGACAGCAGGATAGCTGGATGACGGTCATGCGCGGACACGCGATTGCTAACCGCACATTCGTGATTGCAGCAAACCGCTCGGGCGTCGAAGGACACCTCACGTTCTGGGGCACAAGCTTTGTTGCCGCACCGGACGGATACATCTTGCAAAAGTGCGATCCTGAATTCTTAGGTGCAAGCTATGTCGAACTCGACCTTGCCGAAACCGAAGAAAATCGCCGCTGGTGGCCGCATTTCCGCGACAGACGCGTGGACTTGTACAAGGACATTTTGAAGATTTGGGCAGAGAAGTAG
- a CDS encoding aspartate-semialdehyde dehydrogenase, producing the protein MIRNVAIMGATGAVGQELLKILEQRNFPLQNLKLLASERSVGREYEFKGEKLKVELTCKDAFKNVDLVLSSAGASVSKEFAPIAVDAGAVVVDNTSFFRMDPNVPLVVPEVNPEDIKLHKGIIANPNCTTIMMVVALKPINDLSKIKTIHVSSYQSASGAGATGMAELKQQYQEIVEGKPVTVKKFAHQLAYNLIPHIDVFTDNGYTKEEMKMFNETQKIMHSDVRCAATCVRVSALRCHSEAISFETERALSVEEVRNAIKNGEGLQLCDDPANNVYPMPLNLMGTDDIYVGRIRKDLACDNGMNIWIVGDQIRKGAALNAVQIAERL; encoded by the coding sequence ATGATTCGTAACGTAGCGATCATGGGCGCCACGGGCGCAGTAGGTCAGGAACTCCTCAAGATTCTTGAACAACGTAACTTTCCGCTTCAGAACTTGAAGCTTCTCGCTTCCGAACGCAGCGTCGGTCGCGAATATGAATTCAAGGGCGAAAAGCTCAAAGTCGAACTGACTTGCAAGGACGCATTCAAGAACGTAGACCTCGTGCTCTCCTCTGCAGGCGCAAGCGTTTCCAAGGAATTCGCTCCTATCGCTGTTGACGCAGGTGCCGTCGTCGTCGACAACACGAGCTTCTTCCGCATGGATCCGAACGTCCCGCTCGTTGTCCCGGAAGTGAACCCGGAAGACATCAAGCTCCACAAGGGCATCATCGCTAACCCGAACTGCACGACCATCATGATGGTTGTCGCTCTCAAGCCGATCAACGACTTGAGCAAGATCAAGACCATTCACGTTTCCTCTTACCAGAGCGCAAGCGGTGCCGGTGCAACGGGCATGGCCGAACTCAAGCAGCAGTACCAGGAAATCGTTGAAGGCAAGCCGGTCACCGTGAAGAAGTTCGCACACCAGCTCGCATACAACCTCATTCCGCACATCGACGTGTTCACCGACAACGGCTACACGAAGGAAGAAATGAAGATGTTCAACGAAACGCAGAAGATCATGCACAGCGACGTCCGCTGCGCTGCTACCTGCGTCCGCGTTTCTGCACTCCGCTGCCATTCCGAAGCCATCAGCTTCGAAACTGAACGCGCACTTTCTGTTGAAGAAGTCCGCAACGCCATCAAGAACGGCGAAGGCCTCCAGCTCTGTGACGATCCGGCAAACAACGTCTACCCGATGCCGCTCAACCTCATGGGCACTGACGACATCTACGTTGGCCGTATCCGCAAGGACCTCGCATGCGACAACGGCATGAACATCTGGATTGTTGGTGACCAGATCCGCAAGGGTGCTGCTCTCAACGCCGTCCAGATTGCAGAACGCCTCTAA
- a CDS encoding diphosphate--fructose-6-phosphate 1-phosphotransferase, whose translation MSENLSVLTKARQAYQPKLPVSLKNGALSVKINKGAATESVSDQAKIKELFPNTYGLPVVQFEAAEAKAGKALRMGVVLSGGQAPGGHNVIAGIYDGIKSVSKDSVLFGFLGGPSGLENGKYIEIDDAKMDAYRNAGGFDMIQSGRTKLETEEQFNKCIAVANKLDLDAIVIIGGDDSNTNAAVLGEYFQSKGVKTCVCGCPKTIDGDLKNEFIETSFGFDTAVKTYSELIGNIMRDANSAQKYWHFIKLMGRSASHIALEAALQTHPNICLISEEVKAKQMKLKDVIKQVADVVYARAAQGKNFGVALIPEGLLEFIPDVGVLISELSEALAHHEAEVEGLDTAAKVEKLCAWVSAESAEVLKSLPAGIQAQLMLERDSHGNVQVSLIETEKLIIEMVKKELKNRGDFKGKFSALNHFFGYEGRCAAPSNFDADYCYSLGFAASVLALNGMNGYMSSVRNVTKGIENWVAGGLPITMMMNIERRHGADKPVIRKALVELDGPMSAPFKYFAARRDEWAKTESYTYPGPIQYWGPSEVCDITNFTIKLERGAMK comes from the coding sequence ATGTCCGAAAATCTCTCTGTACTGACCAAGGCCCGTCAGGCCTATCAGCCGAAGCTCCCGGTCTCCCTCAAGAATGGAGCCCTGAGCGTGAAGATTAACAAGGGTGCAGCTACCGAATCCGTTAGCGACCAGGCCAAGATCAAGGAACTCTTCCCGAACACCTACGGTCTTCCGGTTGTTCAGTTCGAAGCAGCCGAAGCCAAGGCTGGCAAGGCTCTCCGCATGGGCGTGGTTCTCTCTGGTGGCCAGGCTCCGGGTGGACATAACGTTATCGCCGGTATCTACGACGGCATCAAGTCCGTTTCCAAGGATTCCGTCCTTTTCGGTTTCCTCGGCGGCCCCTCCGGTCTCGAAAACGGCAAGTACATTGAAATTGACGACGCCAAGATGGACGCCTACCGCAACGCTGGTGGCTTCGACATGATCCAGTCTGGCCGTACCAAGCTCGAAACTGAAGAACAGTTCAACAAGTGCATTGCTGTTGCCAACAAGCTCGACCTCGACGCTATCGTTATCATCGGTGGTGACGACTCCAACACGAACGCAGCTGTTCTCGGTGAATACTTCCAGTCCAAGGGCGTCAAGACCTGCGTTTGCGGTTGCCCGAAGACCATCGACGGTGACTTGAAGAACGAATTCATCGAAACCTCTTTCGGTTTCGACACCGCTGTGAAGACCTACTCTGAACTCATCGGCAACATCATGCGCGATGCTAACTCCGCTCAGAAGTACTGGCACTTCATCAAGCTCATGGGCCGCTCTGCTTCCCATATCGCTCTCGAAGCTGCTCTCCAGACCCACCCGAACATCTGCCTTATCTCTGAAGAAGTCAAGGCAAAGCAGATGAAGCTCAAGGACGTGATCAAGCAGGTTGCTGACGTTGTTTACGCTCGTGCAGCACAGGGCAAGAACTTCGGTGTCGCCCTCATTCCGGAAGGCCTCCTCGAATTCATCCCGGACGTTGGCGTCCTTATCTCTGAACTTTCTGAAGCCCTCGCCCACCACGAAGCCGAAGTCGAAGGTCTCGACACGGCTGCCAAGGTCGAAAAGCTCTGCGCATGGGTCAGCGCTGAATCCGCTGAAGTCCTCAAGAGCCTCCCGGCCGGCATCCAGGCCCAGCTCATGCTCGAACGCGACAGCCATGGCAACGTTCAGGTTTCCCTCATCGAAACTGAAAAGCTCATCATTGAAATGGTCAAGAAGGAACTCAAGAACCGTGGTGACTTCAAGGGCAAGTTCTCTGCTCTCAACCACTTCTTCGGTTACGAAGGCCGTTGCGCAGCTCCGTCCAACTTCGACGCTGACTACTGCTACAGCCTCGGCTTTGCAGCCTCTGTTCTCGCCCTCAACGGCATGAACGGCTACATGAGCTCTGTCCGCAACGTCACCAAGGGTATCGAAAACTGGGTCGCTGGCGGCCTTCCGATCACCATGATGATGAACATCGAACGCCGTCACGGTGCCGACAAGCCGGTTATCCGCAAGGCTCTCGTTGAACTCGATGGCCCGATGAGCGCTCCGTTTAAGTACTTCGCCGCTCGCCGCGACGAATGGGCTAAGACTGAATCCTACACCTACCCGGGTCCGATCCAGTACTGGGGTCCGAGCGAAGTTTGCGACATCACGAACTTCACGATCAAGCTCGAACGCGGTGCAATGAAGTAA
- a CDS encoding peptidylprolyl isomerase: MSLKLISRGAAAVLLTAGIASAQLMNSKSLDVIRVEKTGISAGKIDSLATMLGQQQAPGQKLTDEMMTQLRYAVVDNLVGQELIKLEAKKMGIKVSAGKVDSLTNLFKKQFPSEEAFQKELKKSNTTMAQFKSKIEDQLKSEQILEKKVPYPKDPTEEDLKAFWQLNQSKVAINDTISGARIFISTKGKSAQEISDAKDMLKGLAAQVRSKKATFAQLAAMYSDDKEAKKTGGIMNKFLAKSKSAAFAKAVGKIKVGEISEVITENDGVSIFMLTEKNDGKFDSYKHQIDYILRVQREQERQAKLKAYLDELGKTYKVQYLDKKYEPPQAIGAAK, from the coding sequence ATGTCTCTTAAACTCATTTCTCGTGGTGCAGCCGCTGTTCTTTTGACGGCTGGCATTGCCTCTGCTCAGTTGATGAATTCGAAAAGTCTCGACGTCATCCGCGTCGAAAAGACGGGTATTTCTGCTGGTAAGATCGACAGCCTTGCAACGATGCTTGGCCAACAGCAAGCTCCGGGCCAGAAGTTGACTGACGAAATGATGACTCAACTTCGCTATGCAGTTGTAGATAATCTTGTGGGTCAGGAACTCATCAAGCTCGAAGCTAAGAAGATGGGGATCAAGGTGTCTGCCGGTAAGGTCGATAGCTTGACCAACCTCTTCAAGAAGCAGTTCCCGAGCGAAGAAGCCTTCCAGAAGGAACTCAAGAAGTCCAACACGACGATGGCTCAGTTCAAGTCCAAGATTGAAGATCAGCTCAAGAGCGAACAGATTCTCGAAAAGAAGGTTCCGTATCCGAAGGATCCGACCGAAGAAGATCTCAAGGCTTTCTGGCAGCTCAATCAGTCCAAGGTTGCAATCAACGATACCATTAGCGGTGCTCGCATCTTCATCTCTACCAAGGGTAAGAGCGCTCAGGAAATCAGCGATGCCAAGGACATGTTAAAGGGTCTTGCAGCCCAGGTTCGTTCCAAGAAGGCTACGTTTGCTCAGCTCGCCGCTATGTATAGCGACGATAAGGAAGCCAAGAAGACTGGCGGTATCATGAACAAGTTCCTCGCCAAGTCCAAGAGTGCTGCTTTTGCCAAGGCTGTTGGCAAGATCAAGGTCGGTGAAATCTCTGAAGTCATTACGGAAAATGACGGCGTGTCTATCTTCATGCTTACCGAAAAGAATGACGGCAAGTTTGATAGCTACAAGCACCAGATCGACTACATCTTGCGTGTACAGCGCGAACAGGAACGCCAGGCTAAGCTCAAGGCTTACCTCGACGAACTTGGCAAGACTTACAAGGTCCAGTACCTCGACAAGAAGTACGAACCGCCTCAGGCAATCGGCGCTGCTAAGTAA
- the prfB gene encoding peptide chain release factor 2 (programmed frameshift) yields the protein MAFNTTHTGLIELRSRIDKLWGYLDLEAKTEELYVLEKDSGDPNLWNDQEKAQAMMKKIGNLKGLIDSWKEVSQTCDDLAELYEMSKDEESADLTATLESDIADLKSRVEAMEFKKMLNGPDDACACLMSIHPGAGGTESQDWALMLFRMYTHFFEREKMDFKVVDFQEAEDAGLKSATIEVTCENAYGLLRSEIGVHRLVRISPFDANARRHTSFTAVYLYPEHEDVEFDLDMSEVRVDTYRSSGAGGQYINKTDSAVRMTHLPTGIMASCQTERSQIQNRETCYKMLKTMVAEHYRLEEEAKRDARMAEKKKVEWGSQIRSYVLQPYQLVKDLRTGVETSDTAGVLDGKIKPFIDAYLLSTSEANKQ from the exons ATGGCATTCAACACTACTCACACCGGGCTTATCGAGTTGCGCAGCCGCATCGATAAACTCTGGGGGTATCTT GACTTAGAGGCAAAGACCGAAGAACTCTACGTCCTTGAAAAGGATTCTGGCGACCCGAACCTGTGGAACGATCAGGAAAAGGCGCAGGCGATGATGAAAAAGATTGGGAACCTCAAGGGTCTTATTGATTCCTGGAAAGAAGTTTCCCAGACGTGCGACGACCTTGCCGAGCTTTACGAAATGAGCAAGGACGAGGAATCTGCCGATCTCACGGCGACGCTCGAATCCGACATTGCAGACCTCAAGTCCAGAGTCGAAGCGATGGAATTCAAGAAGATGCTGAACGGCCCGGACGATGCCTGTGCATGCCTCATGTCTATCCATCCGGGTGCAGGTGGCACGGAGTCCCAGGATTGGGCGCTTATGCTTTTCCGCATGTACACGCACTTCTTTGAACGCGAAAAGATGGACTTCAAGGTGGTGGACTTCCAGGAAGCCGAAGACGCTGGCCTCAAGAGTGCAACGATTGAAGTCACTTGCGAAAACGCTTACGGATTACTCCGTTCTGAAATTGGTGTTCATCGTTTGGTGCGAATCAGCCCATTCGATGCGAACGCCCGCCGCCATACAAGCTTTACCGCCGTTTATCTGTACCCCGAACACGAAGACGTGGAATTTGATCTTGACATGTCCGAAGTGCGCGTGGACACGTACCGCAGTAGCGGTGCCGGCGGCCAGTACATCAACAAGACGGATTCCGCAGTGCGTATGACCCACTTGCCGACAGGCATCATGGCGAGCTGCCAGACGGAACGCAGCCAGATCCAGAACCGCGAAACCTGCTACAAGATGCTCAAGACCATGGTTGCAGAACACTACCGTTTGGAAGAAGAAGCGAAGCGCGATGCCCGCATGGCCGAGAAGAAGAAGGTCGAATGGGGTAGCCAGATCCGCAGCTACGTGTTGCAGCCGTACCAGCTTGTGAAGGACCTCCGCACAGGCGTTGAAACGTCTGATACCGCAGGCGTACTTGACGGAAAGATCAAGCCGTTCATCGACGCTTACTTGCTAAGCACAAGCGAAGCGAATAAGCAGTAA
- a CDS encoding methylated-DNA--[protein]-cysteine S-methyltransferase — protein sequence MKFDDPKFTKISHRNVWGEWTFIFEGSKLCGLKFRETSDEVKATPSNVQACAYASPDMETELNNRVRNAYRKAVNELNLYLAGKICEFSIPIKIYGTDFQKKTLEVTRQIPYGKTCTYKQIAKIIGHPQAVRAVGNVLHRNPIQVVIPCHRVIDSRGRLSGYALGVGLKRRLLCMEGAIPNELILE from the coding sequence ATGAAGTTTGATGACCCGAAATTCACAAAGATAAGCCACCGGAATGTCTGGGGCGAATGGACCTTTATCTTCGAAGGATCAAAACTTTGTGGCCTAAAATTTCGGGAAACTTCAGACGAAGTAAAAGCGACTCCGAGCAATGTACAGGCTTGCGCCTATGCAAGCCCCGACATGGAAACGGAATTGAACAATCGTGTTCGCAACGCCTACCGCAAGGCGGTGAACGAACTTAATTTGTACCTCGCAGGCAAGATCTGCGAGTTTTCTATTCCCATAAAAATCTACGGCACCGACTTCCAGAAAAAAACTCTCGAAGTCACACGTCAAATTCCATACGGTAAAACTTGTACGTACAAACAAATTGCCAAAATAATTGGCCACCCACAAGCAGTCCGTGCCGTCGGGAATGTTCTGCATAGGAATCCGATTCAAGTCGTCATCCCCTGCCATCGCGTAATTGACAGCCGCGGTCGCCTGAGCGGCTATGCACTTGGCGTCGGATTAAAAAGAAGGCTCCTCTGCATGGAGGGAGCCATTCCGAATGAATTAATACTGGAATAA
- a CDS encoding agmatine/peptidylarginine deiminase, producing the protein MTTKKSVRYPAEWEKQSATWLAFPHNKTNWYGERGINIRKFYVELIRNITEFQPVNLLLPAKNFLTDEEKAALVNRPFPVNFIVIKTNDIWIRDYGPFFMKKGDKKVVTETQFNAWGAKFPPWGLDNAIPQKIAEKQGLPLNESVPFIFEGGAIEVNGDGLGITTEDCLVGKNRNDEKDLKKVVKALCKAFGLKEMLVLPHGLHGDHTDGHIDNVARFVEKDRVVMCMTDNKRSPNYAILTEAKQFIESWLKEHYETAKVDTLPLPPQRVLDDGQILPASYMNYIYVNGGLIFPKYKCPNDAKAKKYFESVYPDRKVIGIDCRTVIEEGGSLHCMSKHESE; encoded by the coding sequence ATGACAACAAAAAAATCTGTACGTTATCCGGCGGAATGGGAAAAGCAGAGTGCCACGTGGCTTGCTTTCCCGCACAACAAGACGAACTGGTATGGTGAACGCGGCATCAACATCCGCAAGTTCTATGTAGAACTTATCCGTAACATCACGGAATTCCAGCCGGTGAATCTGTTGCTTCCCGCCAAGAACTTCTTGACCGACGAAGAAAAAGCGGCACTCGTAAACCGCCCGTTCCCGGTGAACTTTATTGTCATCAAGACAAACGACATCTGGATTCGCGACTACGGTCCGTTCTTTATGAAGAAGGGCGACAAGAAAGTCGTCACGGAAACGCAGTTTAACGCCTGGGGCGCCAAGTTCCCGCCATGGGGACTCGACAACGCCATTCCGCAGAAGATTGCCGAAAAGCAAGGACTCCCGCTCAACGAAAGCGTTCCGTTCATTTTTGAAGGCGGCGCTATCGAAGTCAACGGCGACGGTCTCGGCATCACGACTGAAGATTGCCTCGTTGGTAAGAACCGCAATGACGAGAAGGATTTGAAGAAAGTCGTGAAGGCCCTCTGCAAGGCTTTCGGCCTCAAGGAAATGCTCGTGCTCCCGCACGGATTGCATGGAGACCACACGGACGGCCATATCGATAACGTTGCTCGCTTTGTCGAAAAAGACAGAGTCGTCATGTGCATGACGGACAACAAGCGCTCCCCCAACTACGCGATATTGACCGAAGCCAAGCAGTTCATCGAAAGCTGGCTCAAGGAACATTACGAAACCGCCAAGGTCGATACGCTCCCGCTCCCGCCGCAACGTGTGCTCGATGACGGACAAATTCTCCCGGCATCGTACATGAACTACATCTACGTGAACGGAGGCCTCATCTTCCCGAAATACAAGTGTCCAAACGATGCGAAAGCCAAGAAGTATTTCGAGAGCGTGTACCCAGATCGCAAAGTGATTGGCATTGATTGCCGCACCGTGATCGAAGAAGGTGGCAGCCTCCACTGCATGAGCAAGCACGAAAGTGAATAA
- the alr gene encoding alanine racemase — protein sequence MKLLATPPDLNKIARPNWIEINLDALCNNIQFIRSQIPASTKILLPVKADSYGHGSLACSFAAKAGGADYLGVAHISEGMLLRQYGMDLPILVLGPCTPSDFAYFVEYQLTAAITDLRTAVAFDQFLGETGTECKAHLAIDTGMNRYGFDAEDFNNIRAALTLKHLKFEGMFTHLATADMPGNPKTEIQIQRFTRLVDVLDADGLRPPICHCSSSAGTLTHPESHFDMVRPGLTLYGYNCMGAVPSTLPIKPVMKIKSTIRHVHDVKPGETVSYGGYWAAQQLTRIATIAIGYGDGYLRGEYNKGFVFIRGQLCPILGRVCMDATMVDVSHIPDVQVGETVDVVNGELDFRISMESVAEEHHTIPYEITSRVARRLYRKYYWKNRLVRWDYLKEEFGVKDFKEYPLR from the coding sequence ATGAAACTTTTAGCTACTCCTCCTGACTTAAATAAGATTGCTCGCCCGAACTGGATTGAAATCAACCTAGACGCCCTCTGCAACAACATTCAATTTATCAGAAGCCAGATTCCGGCTTCCACGAAGATTTTGCTCCCCGTCAAGGCCGACTCTTACGGCCACGGAAGCCTCGCCTGTTCATTCGCCGCCAAGGCTGGCGGTGCCGACTACCTCGGCGTCGCCCACATCAGCGAAGGCATGCTGCTTCGCCAGTACGGCATGGACTTGCCGATTCTCGTGCTCGGCCCCTGCACACCATCTGACTTCGCCTACTTTGTCGAATACCAGCTGACCGCAGCCATAACGGACCTCCGCACCGCAGTTGCTTTTGACCAGTTCCTCGGTGAGACTGGCACAGAATGCAAGGCTCACCTCGCCATCGATACTGGCATGAACCGCTACGGTTTTGACGCCGAGGACTTCAACAACATCCGTGCAGCCCTCACCCTCAAGCATCTCAAGTTCGAAGGCATGTTCACGCATCTCGCTACAGCCGACATGCCGGGCAACCCGAAAACTGAAATCCAGATTCAGCGCTTTACGCGACTCGTCGATGTGCTTGACGCAGACGGACTCCGCCCGCCTATCTGCCATTGCTCCAGTTCTGCAGGAACGCTCACGCACCCCGAAAGCCACTTCGACATGGTGCGCCCAGGTCTCACGCTTTACGGCTACAACTGCATGGGCGCCGTCCCAAGCACTTTGCCGATCAAGCCGGTCATGAAAATCAAGTCCACCATCCGCCACGTGCACGACGTGAAGCCCGGCGAAACCGTCAGCTACGGCGGTTACTGGGCCGCCCAGCAGCTCACGCGCATTGCAACCATCGCTATCGGTTACGGCGACGGTTACCTCCGCGGCGAATACAACAAGGGCTTTGTCTTCATTCGCGGACAGCTCTGCCCGATTCTCGGACGCGTCTGCATGGATGCAACCATGGTCGATGTAAGCCACATTCCGGACGTGCAAGTTGGCGAAACCGTTGACGTCGTGAACGGCGAACTCGACTTCCGCATTTCGATGGAAAGCGTAGCCGAAGAACACCACACGATTCCGTACGAAATCACTAGCCGCGTGGCTCGCCGTCTGTACCGCAAGTACTACTGGAAGAACCGCCTCGTGCGCTGGGACTACCTCAAGGAAGAATTCGGCGTCAAGGATTTCAAGGAATATCCATTGCGCTAG
- a CDS encoding AgmX/PglI C-terminal domain-containing protein encodes MKTTKQTQDAFIASLMPDSDKKMVRISGASLIVALALGFWASTYESIIDEVMFDPPEKDQIGVSVKMDPIEKKPDPPKKPKVQEEITRRRPGGGGKPKGNGDPRAPINRGVLERLTAMTNTASAQAYDLANKTFAKDIEKTLKVLNGLQVTGKTSLAERRRGKADVGFNPGSITGSGGGIGDMLSGLLGGPAGTIKTQAKMKNMPIPKMNEIDMGSTGASRSASEIMKVVKQRTPGLRHIYNTHLKKKPGFQGKVTLKFTIAPGGEIISIAVANSTTGFTEFDNAVKSAVSKWTFNKIKSGNTTVTIPFTFTE; translated from the coding sequence ATGAAAACGACAAAACAAACACAAGATGCGTTCATCGCGTCTCTGATGCCTGATTCTGACAAGAAGATGGTGCGCATTTCCGGCGCATCGCTGATTGTCGCGTTGGCGCTTGGTTTCTGGGCGTCTACGTATGAAAGCATTATCGATGAGGTCATGTTTGATCCACCGGAAAAAGATCAAATAGGGGTTTCTGTCAAAATGGATCCAATAGAGAAAAAGCCTGATCCTCCTAAGAAACCTAAAGTACAGGAAGAAATCACGCGTAGAAGGCCGGGTGGTGGAGGTAAGCCTAAAGGAAATGGTGATCCTAGAGCGCCTATTAACCGTGGTGTTCTCGAAAGGCTTACAGCCATGACAAATACGGCGTCGGCGCAAGCATACGACCTTGCGAACAAGACGTTTGCGAAAGATATCGAGAAAACGCTTAAAGTTCTGAATGGCTTACAGGTGACCGGTAAGACAAGCCTTGCCGAAAGACGTCGTGGTAAAGCAGATGTTGGTTTCAACCCAGGTAGCATTACAGGCTCCGGGGGTGGAATTGGCGACATGCTTAGCGGCTTGCTTGGCGGTCCTGCTGGCACTATCAAGACTCAGGCAAAAATGAAAAATATGCCGATTCCCAAGATGAATGAAATCGATATGGGGTCTACAGGTGCATCCCGTTCGGCTTCTGAAATCATGAAGGTCGTCAAGCAGCGTACACCTGGACTCCGTCACATTTACAATACGCATTTGAAGAAAAAGCCGGGGTTCCAGGGCAAGGTCACATTGAAGTTCACGATTGCGCCGGGAGGCGAGATCATAAGCATTGCTGTGGCTAATTCGACGACTGGATTCACTGAATTCGATAATGCCGTCAAGTCTGCTGTCAGCAAGTGGACTTTCAATAAAATCAAGTCGGGAAATACGACAGTGACGATTCCGTTTACCTTTACGGAGTAA